In Humulus lupulus chromosome 6, drHumLupu1.1, whole genome shotgun sequence, a single genomic region encodes these proteins:
- the LOC133783039 gene encoding very-long-chain aldehyde decarbonylase CER3 isoform X1: protein MAAFLSTWPWDNLGKYKYVVLGPLFAKAFQSVVYEDFQKYSWCVHVVVLYLARCLIYQLWSSYSNMLFLIRNRRILQQGVDFNQIDKEWNWDNSLMLHTLMAFIGCYIFPFLQSLPLWDSKGLITVLLLHIGISEPLFYWVHRCFHKDYLFTNYHSLHHSSPVPQPFTAGNATVLENMVLGIIIGIPVMGSSLLGYGSIALVYGYVLVFDFLRCLGHSNVEVVPHKVFEKMPFLRYILYTPTYHSLHHTEKETNFCLFMPLFDALGNTLNPSSWELHNKISSNAAGKNSKVPDFVFLAHVVDITSALHVPFVFRSLGSLPYSMRIFFLPMLPWVFLVMLVMWLRSKPFVLTFYKLRNRLHQTWVVPRFGFQYFIPFATEGINKQIEKAILRADNLGVKVISLAALNKNEALNGGGTLFVNKHPNLKVRVVHGNTLTAAVILNEIPKDVKEVFLTGATSKLGRAIALYLCRRKVRVLMLTLSTERFQNIQKEAPADCQPYLVQVTKYNAAQNCKTWIVGKWITPREQGWAPAGTHFHQFVVPPILSFRRDCTYGDLAAMRLPEDVEGLGTCEYTMERGVVHACHAGGVVHSLEGWTHHEVGALDVDRIDLVWNAALKHGLKPVSSASNLTNSH, encoded by the exons ATGGCTGCTTTCTTGTCAACTTGGCCCTGGGATAACTTGGGAAAATATAAG TATGTGGTACTTGGTCCTCTGTTTGCAAAAGCTTTCCAGTCAGTCGTTTATGAGGATTTTCAGAAATATAGCTGGTGTGTCCATGTTGTGGTGTTATATCTAGCCAGGTGTCTCATTTATCAACTGTGGAGCTCCTATTCTAACATGCTTTTCTTAATAAGAAACCGAAGAATCCTTCAACAAGGTGTTGATTTCAACCAGATTGACAAAGAGTGGAACTG GGATAATTCATTAATGCTTCATACTCTGATGGCTTTCATTGgctgctatatcttcccatttcttCAAAGTCTTCCTTTGTGGGATTCAAAGGGGCTTATCACGGTTCTATTACTTCATATTGGAATATCAGAGCCTTTATTCTATTGGGTCCATAGATGTTTTCACAAGGATTATCTTTTCACTAATTACCATTCTCTTCACCATTCTAGCCCAGTACCTCAACCCTTTACAG CTGGAAATGCAACAGTATTAGAGAATATGGTTTTAGGTATCATCATAGGGATTCCTGTAATGGGTTCTTCTCTCTTGGGATATGGATCAATAGCATTGGTATATGGCTATGTTTTGGTATTTGATTTTCTGAGATGTTTGGGGCATAGCAATGTTGAAGTTGTTCCTCACAAGGTGTTTGAGAAAATGCCATTTCTTAGATATATTTTGTATACTCCAAC ATACCACAGCCTACACCATACTGAGAAAGAAACCAATTTCTGCCTCTTTATGCCTCTCTTTGATGCACTAGGGAACacattgaaccctagttcatgGGAGTTGCACAATAAAATAAGTAGCAATGCAG CAGGTAAAAATAGCAAGGTACCAGATTTCGTATTCCTAGCCCATGTGGTGGATATCACGTCTGCATTACATGTGCCCTTTGTGTTCCGGTCACTTGGATCATTGCCATACTCGATGAGGATCTTCTTTTTGCCAATGTTGCCTTGGGTTTTTCTAGTAATGTTAGTAATGTGGCTTAGGTCCAAACCATTTGTGCTCACCTTCTACAAGCTCAGGAACAGGCTGCACCAAACATGGGTTGTGCCTAGATTTGGCTTTCAG TATTTCATACCATTTGCTACTGAGGGAATCAACAAGCAAATAGAGAAGGCCATTCTTAGAGCTGATAACTTAGGAGTTAAGGTTATTAGCCTTGCTGCATTAAATAAG AATGAAGCCCTGAATGGTGGTGGGACACTGTTTGTCAACAAGCACCCAAACCTCAAAGTTCGAGTTGTTCATGGTAACACCTTAACTGCAGCTGTTATTCTAAATGAGATTCCAAAAGATGTCAAAGAAGTCTTTTTAACTGGAGCCACTTCTAAGCTTGGAAGAGCCATTGCTCTCTACCTTTGCAGAAGAAAAGTTCGAGTCCTT ATGCTGACTCTATCAACAGAAAGGTTTCAAAATATTCAGAAAGAAGCTCCAGCTGATTGCCAACCCTACCTTGTTCAAGTCACAAAGTACAATGCAGCCCAGAATTGCAAG ACTTGGATAGTTGGGAAGTGGATAACACCAAGAGAGCAAGGGTGGGCCCCAGCTGGGACACACTTTCATCAATTTGTGGTGCCACCAATCTTATCCTTCAGAAGAGACTGCACTTATGGTGACCTTGCAGCCATGAGGTTGCCTGAAGATGTTGAAGGACTTGGAACTTGTGAG TACACCATGGAGAGAGGAGTTGTGCATGCATGCCATGCCGGTGGAGTGGTGCATTCACTAGAAGGATGGACTCATCATGAAGTTGGAGCCCTTGATGTGGACAGAATCGACCTTGTGTGGAATGCTGCACTTAAACATGGCTTGAAACCTGTTTCATCAGCATCCAACCTCACCAATTCTCACTAG
- the LOC133783039 gene encoding very-long-chain aldehyde decarbonylase CER3 isoform X2 gives MAAFLSTWPWDNLGKYKYVVLGPLFAKAFQSVVYEDFQKYSWCVHVVVLYLARCLIYQLWSSYSNMLFLIRNRRILQQGVDFNQIDKEWNWDNSLMLHTLMAFIGCYIFPFLQSLPLWDSKGLITVLLLHIGISEPLFYWVHRCFHKDYLFTNYHSLHHSSPVPQPFTAGNATVLENMVLGIIIGIPVMGSSLLGYGSIALVYGYVLVFDFLRCLGHSNVEVVPHKVFEKMPFLRYILYTPTYHSLHHTEKETNFCLFMPLFDALGNTLNPSSWELHNKISSNAGKNSKVPDFVFLAHVVDITSALHVPFVFRSLGSLPYSMRIFFLPMLPWVFLVMLVMWLRSKPFVLTFYKLRNRLHQTWVVPRFGFQYFIPFATEGINKQIEKAILRADNLGVKVISLAALNKNEALNGGGTLFVNKHPNLKVRVVHGNTLTAAVILNEIPKDVKEVFLTGATSKLGRAIALYLCRRKVRVLMLTLSTERFQNIQKEAPADCQPYLVQVTKYNAAQNCKTWIVGKWITPREQGWAPAGTHFHQFVVPPILSFRRDCTYGDLAAMRLPEDVEGLGTCEYTMERGVVHACHAGGVVHSLEGWTHHEVGALDVDRIDLVWNAALKHGLKPVSSASNLTNSH, from the exons ATGGCTGCTTTCTTGTCAACTTGGCCCTGGGATAACTTGGGAAAATATAAG TATGTGGTACTTGGTCCTCTGTTTGCAAAAGCTTTCCAGTCAGTCGTTTATGAGGATTTTCAGAAATATAGCTGGTGTGTCCATGTTGTGGTGTTATATCTAGCCAGGTGTCTCATTTATCAACTGTGGAGCTCCTATTCTAACATGCTTTTCTTAATAAGAAACCGAAGAATCCTTCAACAAGGTGTTGATTTCAACCAGATTGACAAAGAGTGGAACTG GGATAATTCATTAATGCTTCATACTCTGATGGCTTTCATTGgctgctatatcttcccatttcttCAAAGTCTTCCTTTGTGGGATTCAAAGGGGCTTATCACGGTTCTATTACTTCATATTGGAATATCAGAGCCTTTATTCTATTGGGTCCATAGATGTTTTCACAAGGATTATCTTTTCACTAATTACCATTCTCTTCACCATTCTAGCCCAGTACCTCAACCCTTTACAG CTGGAAATGCAACAGTATTAGAGAATATGGTTTTAGGTATCATCATAGGGATTCCTGTAATGGGTTCTTCTCTCTTGGGATATGGATCAATAGCATTGGTATATGGCTATGTTTTGGTATTTGATTTTCTGAGATGTTTGGGGCATAGCAATGTTGAAGTTGTTCCTCACAAGGTGTTTGAGAAAATGCCATTTCTTAGATATATTTTGTATACTCCAAC ATACCACAGCCTACACCATACTGAGAAAGAAACCAATTTCTGCCTCTTTATGCCTCTCTTTGATGCACTAGGGAACacattgaaccctagttcatgGGAGTTGCACAATAAAATAAGTAGCAATGCAG GTAAAAATAGCAAGGTACCAGATTTCGTATTCCTAGCCCATGTGGTGGATATCACGTCTGCATTACATGTGCCCTTTGTGTTCCGGTCACTTGGATCATTGCCATACTCGATGAGGATCTTCTTTTTGCCAATGTTGCCTTGGGTTTTTCTAGTAATGTTAGTAATGTGGCTTAGGTCCAAACCATTTGTGCTCACCTTCTACAAGCTCAGGAACAGGCTGCACCAAACATGGGTTGTGCCTAGATTTGGCTTTCAG TATTTCATACCATTTGCTACTGAGGGAATCAACAAGCAAATAGAGAAGGCCATTCTTAGAGCTGATAACTTAGGAGTTAAGGTTATTAGCCTTGCTGCATTAAATAAG AATGAAGCCCTGAATGGTGGTGGGACACTGTTTGTCAACAAGCACCCAAACCTCAAAGTTCGAGTTGTTCATGGTAACACCTTAACTGCAGCTGTTATTCTAAATGAGATTCCAAAAGATGTCAAAGAAGTCTTTTTAACTGGAGCCACTTCTAAGCTTGGAAGAGCCATTGCTCTCTACCTTTGCAGAAGAAAAGTTCGAGTCCTT ATGCTGACTCTATCAACAGAAAGGTTTCAAAATATTCAGAAAGAAGCTCCAGCTGATTGCCAACCCTACCTTGTTCAAGTCACAAAGTACAATGCAGCCCAGAATTGCAAG ACTTGGATAGTTGGGAAGTGGATAACACCAAGAGAGCAAGGGTGGGCCCCAGCTGGGACACACTTTCATCAATTTGTGGTGCCACCAATCTTATCCTTCAGAAGAGACTGCACTTATGGTGACCTTGCAGCCATGAGGTTGCCTGAAGATGTTGAAGGACTTGGAACTTGTGAG TACACCATGGAGAGAGGAGTTGTGCATGCATGCCATGCCGGTGGAGTGGTGCATTCACTAGAAGGATGGACTCATCATGAAGTTGGAGCCCTTGATGTGGACAGAATCGACCTTGTGTGGAATGCTGCACTTAAACATGGCTTGAAACCTGTTTCATCAGCATCCAACCTCACCAATTCTCACTAG